A genome region from Patescibacteria group bacterium includes the following:
- a CDS encoding UDP-N-acetylmuramoyl-tripeptide--D-alanyl-D-alanine ligase, which produces MKTFLQKILALSARKILKKHRPKIVAVTGSVGKTSTKDAIYTVLAAAFPGRVRKSAENYNNELGVPFAIIGVKAPARNIGAWLNVLGQALRLVLIKTKKYPEILVLEMAADRPGDIGYLVNIARPDVAVVTAVGPSHLEFFASQEAIRDEKEKLVKGVAADGLVVLNRDDPRVAEMKGRSPILKYGLLKDEESPLREEIVASDIRVISNQGGLGFKLNYKGNSVPVHLPKVLGRHQIYAALAAAAVGIYFKMNLIKISESLKHFQAPAGRMRMLPGIKNSLIIDDTYNAAPVSMIAALRALAEVAPAGRRRVAILGDMLELGTETERGHREVGRVARSMADLLITVGDRANFASDEARRAGMTEERIVEYNYTDEVLEDIENILKPNDIILVKGSQAMRMEKIVKDIMFEPLRARELLVRQNEEWSRK; this is translated from the coding sequence ATGAAAACTTTCCTTCAAAAAATTCTCGCTTTATCTGCTCGGAAAATCTTGAAAAAACACCGCCCCAAGATCGTGGCGGTGACTGGCAGCGTGGGAAAAACATCCACCAAAGACGCTATCTATACAGTCCTTGCCGCCGCCTTTCCTGGACGGGTACGCAAAAGCGCGGAGAATTATAATAATGAATTGGGAGTGCCATTCGCCATTATCGGCGTGAAAGCGCCCGCGAGGAACATCGGCGCTTGGCTTAATGTTTTGGGGCAGGCTTTGCGGCTCGTTTTAATCAAGACCAAAAAATATCCGGAAATTTTAGTTTTAGAAATGGCCGCGGATCGACCTGGAGATATTGGTTATTTGGTGAATATCGCGCGGCCTGACGTCGCCGTAGTTACTGCCGTTGGTCCTTCACATCTGGAATTTTTCGCGTCGCAAGAAGCGATTCGGGACGAGAAGGAAAAGTTAGTCAAGGGAGTCGCGGCTGATGGTCTTGTTGTTTTGAACCGAGATGATCCCCGCGTGGCGGAAATGAAGGGTCGGTCGCCGATTCTAAAATATGGCCTGTTAAAGGATGAGGAAAGTCCTTTGCGAGAAGAAATAGTGGCTTCAGATATTCGTGTCATCTCCAATCAAGGGGGGTTAGGCTTCAAATTAAACTACAAAGGCAATAGTGTGCCGGTGCATTTGCCAAAAGTTTTGGGTCGGCATCAGATTTATGCCGCGCTCGCCGCCGCCGCCGTTGGGATTTATTTTAAAATGAATTTGATTAAGATTTCGGAAAGCCTGAAACATTTTCAAGCGCCAGCAGGCAGAATGCGCATGCTCCCCGGGATCAAAAATAGTTTAATTATTGACGATACTTATAATGCCGCGCCTGTCTCTATGATCGCCGCTTTGCGCGCGTTAGCGGAAGTTGCGCCCGCCGGAAGGAGAAGAGTGGCAATTTTGGGCGATATGCTGGAGCTGGGGACAGAAACAGAAAGAGGTCACAGAGAGGTGGGGCGGGTTGCCCGTTCAATGGCTGACCTTTTAATCACGGTCGGCGACCGAGCGAATTTTGCTTCGGATGAAGCGCGGCGGGCTGGAATGACGGAAGAGAGAATCGTTGAATATAATTACACTGACGAGGTTTTGGAGGATATTGAGAATATTTTAAAACCTAATGATATTATTCTCGTAAAGGGTTCGCAGGCAATGCGGATGGAAAAGATTGTTAAAGACATAATGTTTGAACCCTTGCGCGCGCGGGAACTGCTCGTGAGGCAGAACGAAGAATGGTCTAGAAAATAA
- a CDS encoding penicillin-binding protein 2 has translation MYKHRNKKHHKRHDIRIDILLAVVFLITGLIIFRLFVVQVVNHSFYAALAQDQHQVVASLTPERGQIFVQDKYSDALYPLASNQKLNLVYTIPKQIKNPDDFAKKLAPILEMDEKVILERVSKEDDLYEPLKNKVTDEKVEEIKKLDLKGIGFTRESWRIYPEGGLAAHILGFVGYDGDQKKGRYGVEGYYEQRLAGKSGHLEAERDVAGRWISIGKKEIKPAVNGDDLILTLDRAIQYKAEAELKSATEKWGADSASIIVMNPQDGEILAMTNYPTYDNNKYAEVKDINVFNNAAIFEHYEPGSAFKPICMAVALDEGVVAPDTTYTDTGAANIGGYTIHNYDNKSYGVQTMTNVLEKSINTGMVFVNEHLGAERLYNGLLKLGFNELSGIDLDSEANTELSNPQLWRESNLATIGYGQGIAVTPIELANATAAMAGNGNLVTPHIVKEIIHHNPDGTETREKIPAKIVRQALKPGTAATISAMLVSSVDNGYAKTGRVPGYYLAGKTGTAQVPLKSERGYDSEKVITSFIGYGPIEDPKFLILVKFDNPKSGPNFRADGVNTAAPVFKELAQFLVNYYQIPPSE, from the coding sequence TTGTATAAGCATAGAAACAAAAAGCATCACAAAAGACATGACATTCGCATAGATATTCTGCTTGCGGTCGTTTTTTTAATTACGGGTTTAATCATCTTCCGTCTTTTTGTGGTGCAAGTGGTAAATCACAGCTTTTACGCGGCTTTAGCGCAAGATCAACATCAAGTCGTGGCCAGTCTTACTCCGGAACGGGGCCAGATTTTTGTTCAAGACAAATATTCAGACGCCCTCTATCCTCTTGCTTCCAATCAAAAATTAAATTTGGTTTACACTATTCCTAAACAAATCAAAAATCCTGATGATTTTGCCAAAAAGCTCGCTCCTATTTTAGAAATGGATGAAAAGGTTATTCTGGAGCGTGTCTCTAAAGAAGACGATTTATATGAACCTTTAAAAAATAAAGTTACAGATGAAAAGGTAGAAGAGATCAAGAAGTTAGATTTAAAGGGCATTGGCTTCACCAGAGAGTCTTGGCGCATCTATCCAGAAGGTGGACTCGCGGCTCATATTTTGGGATTCGTCGGGTATGATGGCGACCAAAAAAAAGGCCGTTATGGCGTAGAAGGCTATTATGAGCAGAGGTTAGCGGGAAAATCTGGTCATTTAGAAGCCGAGAGGGATGTGGCTGGGCGGTGGATTTCTATTGGGAAAAAGGAAATTAAACCCGCGGTAAATGGTGATGATTTAATTCTCACTTTGGATCGCGCCATCCAGTATAAGGCGGAAGCCGAGTTAAAAAGTGCGACAGAGAAATGGGGCGCGGATTCCGCTTCTATTATCGTGATGAATCCTCAAGACGGGGAGATCTTGGCAATGACTAATTATCCGACATACGATAATAATAAATACGCGGAGGTTAAAGACATCAATGTTTTTAACAACGCGGCAATTTTTGAACATTATGAGCCAGGCTCGGCCTTTAAACCAATTTGTATGGCCGTCGCGCTGGATGAAGGCGTTGTCGCTCCGGACACAACCTATACTGATACGGGCGCGGCCAATATAGGCGGCTACACCATTCATAACTATGACAATAAAAGTTACGGCGTTCAAACAATGACTAATGTTTTGGAGAAATCCATTAACACGGGGATGGTGTTTGTGAACGAACATTTAGGAGCGGAGAGGCTGTATAATGGTCTTCTTAAACTTGGCTTTAATGAATTGAGCGGCATTGATTTGGACAGCGAGGCGAACACAGAACTAAGCAACCCCCAGCTTTGGCGGGAATCTAATTTGGCAACAATCGGCTATGGCCAAGGGATTGCCGTTACGCCTATTGAACTTGCCAACGCGACAGCGGCAATGGCGGGGAACGGGAATTTGGTTACCCCTCATATTGTTAAAGAGATTATTCATCATAATCCTGATGGCACCGAAACGCGGGAAAAGATTCCCGCTAAAATTGTGCGGCAAGCGTTAAAACCAGGGACCGCCGCCACTATTTCAGCAATGCTTGTCAGTTCCGTGGATAACGGTTATGCTAAGACCGGAAGAGTGCCTGGATATTATTTGGCAGGCAAAACGGGAACAGCGCAGGTGCCGTTGAAAAGTGAAAGGGGTTATGATTCTGAAAAAGTGATTACTTCTTTTATCGGTTATGGTCCGATTGAAGATCCTAAATTTTTAATTTTAGTGAAATTTGATAATCCAAAATCGGGACCGAATTTTCGGGCGGACGGCGTGAATACCGCGGCGCCGGTTTTCAAAGAGCTGGCGCAGTTTTTGGTAAACTACTATCAAATTCCTCCTTCGGAGTAG
- the rsmH gene encoding 16S rRNA (cytosine(1402)-N(4))-methyltransferase RsmH — MNIVHTPVLLEEVIKYLNPKSNQNFIDCTIGGAGHARAILERTGPEGKLLGIDWSAASIKIARENLKEFGGRAVLVQGNFADLKKVVEEHHFKNAQGVLLDLGLSSLELESSDRGFSFLKDEPLDMRHGEETGITAAYIVNHYNEEDLARILRVYGEERKAREIARLIVEARKAQKIGTTQDLVKIILKVASFQKGRIHPATKIFQALRIAVNNELENLRIVLPQSLEILERGGRFVIISFHSLEDRIVKNFFRTESRGCLCPPEVPQCICGHLSQIKILNKKPTKPEIREIKQNPRSRSALLRVAEKIVG, encoded by the coding sequence ATGAATATAGTTCATACACCAGTTTTATTAGAGGAAGTAATTAAATATTTAAATCCAAAATCCAATCAAAACTTCATTGACTGCACCATAGGGGGAGCGGGCCACGCGCGAGCTATTTTAGAGCGCACTGGCCCGGAGGGAAAATTACTTGGTATTGATTGGAGCGCGGCGAGTATCAAAATCGCGCGCGAGAATCTAAAAGAATTTGGCGGGCGCGCCGTTTTGGTCCAGGGTAACTTTGCCGATTTAAAAAAAGTTGTAGAGGAGCATCATTTTAAAAATGCGCAAGGTGTGTTGCTGGATTTGGGTCTATCTTCTCTTGAACTTGAGTCTTCAGACCGTGGCTTTTCGTTTTTGAAAGATGAGCCATTAGATATGCGGCATGGCGAAGAGACGGGGATTACCGCCGCTTATATCGTGAATCATTATAATGAAGAAGATTTGGCGCGGATTTTGCGCGTATATGGAGAAGAGCGGAAAGCGCGCGAAATTGCCCGTCTGATTGTAGAAGCACGCAAAGCGCAGAAGATAGGAACAACACAAGATTTAGTTAAGATTATTTTGAAAGTGGCATCTTTTCAAAAAGGCAGGATTCATCCGGCAACCAAGATTTTTCAAGCCTTGAGAATCGCCGTGAATAATGAATTAGAAAATCTGCGCATAGTGCTGCCGCAGTCTTTAGAGATTTTAGAGCGGGGAGGAAGGTTCGTGATTATCTCTTTTCATTCTTTGGAGGATAGAATAGTGAAAAATTTTTTCCGCACCGAGAGCCGCGGCTGTCTTTGTCCGCCAGAAGTGCCGCAATGCATTTGTGGCCATTTGTCGCAAATCAAAATTTTAAATAAAAAACCAACTAAGCCAGAAATTAGAGAGATTAAACAAAATCCACGATCGCGAAGCGCACTTTTGCGCGTCGCGGAAAAAATTGTTGGCTAA
- the mraZ gene encoding division/cell wall cluster transcriptional repressor MraZ has product MFIGEYSHSLDTKGRLAVPAKFRKKLASGAVVTRGLDNCLFLYGQEEWTKLAEKLASLPISQAKSRAFSRLMLAGAMDVKMDKQGRVLIPDYLRRYARLGKQAVIAGLYNRLEIWDAELWNKYKAVTEKDSTEIAEAMGELGV; this is encoded by the coding sequence ATGTTTATCGGCGAATACAGTCATAGTTTAGATACTAAGGGTCGTTTGGCTGTCCCAGCAAAATTTCGGAAAAAGTTAGCAAGCGGAGCCGTGGTGACGCGAGGTCTTGATAATTGTCTCTTTTTGTACGGTCAAGAAGAATGGACGAAACTTGCCGAGAAGTTGGCGAGCCTCCCTATAAGCCAAGCAAAGTCGCGCGCGTTCAGCCGCCTGATGCTTGCCGGCGCGATGGACGTCAAAATGGATAAGCAGGGGCGGGTTCTGATCCCGGATTATTTGCGCCGCTACGCGCGGCTTGGGAAACAAGCCGTCATCGCCGGTCTGTATAACCGTTTGGAAATTTGGGACGCAGAGCTTTGGAATAAATACAAGGCAGTGACAGAGAAAGACTCAACCGAGATCGCGGAGGCGATGGGAGAATTAGGAGTATAA
- a CDS encoding four helix bundle protein, translated as MNNELKKIKSFTDLDAWKEGHKLVLMVYEITKKFPKEEMFGLVSQMRRCVVSITSNIAEGFSRQTYKDKICFYSRAQGSVTELQN; from the coding sequence ATGAATAATGAATTAAAGAAAATTAAGTCATTCACGGATTTAGATGCTTGGAAAGAAGGGCACAAGTTAGTTTTAATGGTTTACGAAATTACCAAAAAATTTCCCAAAGAAGAGATGTTTGGTTTAGTGAGCCAAATGCGTCGTTGTGTAGTTTCAATCACTTCTAATATTGCCGAAGGTTTCAGCCGTCAGACCTATAAAGATAAAATTTGTTTTTATTCTAGAGCGCAGGGATCGGTTACTGAATTGCAGAATTAA
- a CDS encoding ABC transporter permease — protein sequence MKLSSAILFSFKNLRRRKLRTVLTTFAILIGTTLISSMVSLGVGLQQIVVKGLKDTGELTDINVYQKEDGNRLLDSETISKLESLPDVARVDPMVTLMADEVSLSGFEKNVGKTLVTAVPSGATDVFKLIAGSPASSLAGESAVIGENFLKEFSSDYPERFLGKSLNLTFGQKNLVLKIVGVARGENILGYGVFIPLTQASEIKKMVTYDSLRVKANSVQKVAGISKEIKGMGLEAVALDDLVDRVTKYFRILELALGSVGIIILGVASLGIINTMIMATLERTREIGVMRAVGASRRDILKIFSLEASAIGFIGGFFGVLCGWGITLILSSLLNNYIAAQNIVQTQVDLFALPWWLIGSIIVFATLVGLLSGLYPAFRASRMDPVEALRGE from the coding sequence ATGAAGCTTTCTTCAGCAATATTATTTTCTTTTAAAAATCTGCGCCGCCGCAAGTTGCGCACGGTTTTAACAACCTTCGCGATTCTTATTGGCACGACTTTAATTAGCTCTATGGTTTCTTTGGGCGTGGGTTTGCAGCAGATCGTCGTTAAAGGCCTGAAAGACACAGGAGAATTAACGGACATTAATGTTTATCAAAAAGAGGATGGGAATCGGCTTCTGGACTCCGAAACAATCAGCAAGCTGGAAAGCCTGCCTGATGTCGCGCGGGTGGATCCGATGGTTACTTTGATGGCTGATGAGGTATCCTTGAGCGGTTTTGAAAAAAACGTAGGCAAGACCTTAGTTACTGCCGTGCCGTCAGGGGCGACGGATGTTTTTAAATTGATCGCTGGTAGTCCCGCTTCAAGCTTGGCAGGGGAAAGCGCTGTCATAGGAGAGAATTTTTTGAAAGAGTTTTCCAGCGATTACCCGGAGAGATTTTTAGGTAAATCTTTAAATCTGACCTTCGGTCAAAAGAATTTAGTTTTAAAAATTGTCGGCGTGGCTCGGGGAGAGAATATCTTGGGCTATGGGGTTTTTATCCCTTTGACCCAGGCGAGCGAGATTAAAAAGATGGTAACTTATGATAGTCTGCGGGTGAAGGCAAATTCCGTGCAAAAGGTCGCGGGGATTAGCAAAGAAATTAAGGGGATGGGGCTGGAAGCAGTCGCTTTAGATGATTTAGTTGACCGCGTGACCAAATATTTCAGGATTTTAGAACTTGCTCTCGGAAGCGTGGGGATTATCATCTTGGGCGTCGCTTCCCTCGGGATTATCAATACGATGATTATGGCTACCCTAGAGCGCACTCGTGAGATTGGGGTGATGCGCGCGGTCGGCGCGTCGCGGCGGGACATTTTAAAAATTTTCAGTTTGGAAGCTTCCGCGATTGGTTTTATCGGCGGTTTTTTTGGCGTGCTCTGTGGCTGGGGCATTACTTTAATTTTAAGTTCTCTGCTCAATAATTACATTGCCGCGCAAAACATTGTCCAAACTCAAGTTGATTTATTCGCTCTGCCTTGGTGGCTTATAGGCAGTATTATTGTTTTTGCCACGCTTGTGGGTCTATTGTCCGGTCTTTATCCTGCGTTTCGGGCAAGCAGGATGGATCCCGTGGAAGCGTTGAGGGGAGAATAG
- a CDS encoding ABC transporter ATP-binding protein, whose amino-acid sequence MISLQNVSKIYKMGGENIFALDGINLNISRGEFLAITGPSGSGKSTLLHVIGGLDRPNQGDIFVDQLCLTSLSDQAISVYRNQKIGFIFQMFNLDSSQTAVENVALPLLFANVPKRKRNKIAASLLTWLGLGDRLEHKGSELSGGQRQRVAIARALVTRPEIILADEPTGNLDSQASQQILEILSYINQHLGVTVLLVTHDSEAAGIAPRVLRMQDGRIV is encoded by the coding sequence ATGATTTCCCTCCAGAATGTTTCTAAAATCTACAAGATGGGCGGAGAAAATATTTTTGCCTTGGATGGCATTAATTTGAATATCAGCCGAGGTGAATTTTTGGCGATCACGGGTCCCTCAGGTTCGGGAAAGTCCACTCTTTTGCACGTGATCGGCGGTTTGGATCGTCCGAATCAGGGCGATATTTTTGTAGACCAGCTTTGCTTGACTAGTCTGTCGGACCAAGCTATTTCTGTTTACCGCAATCAAAAAATCGGCTTTATCTTCCAGATGTTTAATTTAGACTCCTCGCAAACCGCCGTGGAAAATGTCGCTTTGCCTTTATTATTCGCCAATGTTCCCAAGAGGAAAAGAAATAAAATCGCTGCTAGCTTGCTCACTTGGCTCGGGTTAGGCGATCGGCTTGAACATAAGGGCAGTGAACTTTCAGGAGGTCAGCGCCAGCGGGTAGCAATCGCGCGCGCGCTTGTGACGCGGCCAGAGATTATTTTGGCGGATGAGCCGACAGGAAATCTGGATTCGCAGGCAAGCCAGCAGATTTTAGAGATTTTATCTTATATTAATCAGCACCTGGGCGTCACCGTGCTTTTAGTGACCCATGATTCGGAAGCGGCGGGAATCGCGCCTCGGGTTTTAAGGATGCAGGATGGGAGAATAGTATAA
- a CDS encoding sortase, with the protein MFFHPLRLIKRIIYAVLFLAVVFGVINYQALMKQAEYYFYSKYPKAEVIRTILEKPSREEGIPAETRLIIPKINVNVPVVEVENSQESTIQKGLENGVVHYPGTANSGEVGNYFILGHSSDYIWRKGDYKDIFALLGKLEINDEIKVYYQGKEYLYRVIDKIIVSENEVQVLASTPEPTISLMTCWPVGTPLKRLVVKGRLVE; encoded by the coding sequence ATGTTTTTTCACCCCCTCCGTTTAATTAAAAGAATAATCTACGCGGTTTTGTTTTTAGCCGTAGTTTTTGGAGTGATCAATTATCAGGCTTTGATGAAGCAGGCGGAATATTATTTTTATTCTAAATATCCCAAGGCGGAAGTAATCCGGACTATTTTAGAGAAGCCCTCTCGCGAGGAGGGGATTCCAGCGGAAACTCGGCTCATCATCCCTAAGATTAATGTGAATGTGCCAGTCGTTGAGGTGGAAAATAGCCAAGAGAGCACGATTCAAAAGGGTCTGGAGAACGGCGTCGTCCATTATCCCGGGACGGCAAATTCAGGGGAGGTAGGGAATTATTTTATCCTTGGCCATTCATCAGATTATATTTGGCGCAAAGGAGATTATAAAGATATTTTCGCTCTCTTGGGTAAATTAGAAATAAATGACGAAATCAAAGTATATTATCAAGGTAAAGAATATTTATATAGAGTCATTGATAAAATAATTGTTTCCGAAAATGAAGTGCAGGTGTTAGCATCCACTCCCGAGCCCACCATTTCCCTAATGACTTGTTGGCCGGTTGGAACGCCACTTAAGAGACTTGTTGTTAAAGGAAGGTTGGTGGAATAA
- the rplL gene encoding 50S ribosomal protein L7/L12 produces the protein MAEETKEEIKEEKKVKVPEKFKKIVEEIGKMTVLDLSELVRVFEEKFGVSASAPMAMSAAGAPAGGGEAAGVAEEKTEWDVELTAPGDAKIAVIKLVREITGQGLKEAKDIVDSSPKVIKAKMGKAEAEELKKKLEEAGATVTLK, from the coding sequence ATGGCCGAGGAAACAAAAGAAGAAATCAAGGAAGAAAAAAAGGTTAAAGTTCCAGAGAAGTTCAAAAAAATTGTGGAAGAAATAGGAAAGATGACCGTATTGGACCTATCGGAGTTGGTTAGGGTTTTCGAAGAAAAATTTGGCGTTTCTGCGAGCGCCCCTATGGCTATGTCTGCCGCTGGCGCCCCTGCTGGGGGCGGTGAGGCCGCGGGCGTTGCTGAAGAAAAGACAGAGTGGGATGTGGAACTGACCGCCCCTGGCGATGCCAAAATCGCGGTGATCAAACTCGTCCGCGAAATCACCGGGCAGGGACTAAAAGAAGCGAAGGATATTGTGGATAGCTCCCCTAAAGTGATTAAAGCCAAGATGGGTAAGGCTGAAGCCGAAGAGCTTAAGAAGAAACTAGAAGAGGCGGGAGCGACGGTAACATTGAAATAA
- the rplJ gene encoding 50S ribosomal protein L10: MAKTRKQKEKEVEWLRDIFGKMKTVVFADFTNLKVSEIQDLRRCLKKENAVLKVMKKKLFGIAIGQDKNLKVLKEEVKVEGPLSLAFGLEDEIAPARVLVNFKKAHKDLKILGGILDKRFLADTEILSLAGLPGRDEMRARVVGAIAAPVSGFVNVLAGNLRNLIYILKNISEKGAE; this comes from the coding sequence ATGGCCAAAACCAGAAAACAAAAGGAAAAAGAAGTAGAATGGTTACGCGATATTTTCGGCAAAATGAAAACCGTTGTTTTTGCGGACTTTACAAACCTTAAAGTTTCTGAAATCCAAGATCTGCGCCGTTGTCTAAAAAAAGAGAATGCTGTTCTGAAAGTTATGAAAAAAAAGCTTTTCGGAATCGCCATTGGACAGGACAAAAACCTGAAGGTTTTAAAGGAAGAAGTGAAGGTAGAGGGGCCGCTTTCTCTGGCATTTGGTTTAGAAGATGAGATCGCGCCTGCCCGCGTTTTAGTTAATTTTAAAAAAGCGCATAAGGATTTGAAAATTTTAGGCGGTATTTTAGATAAACGTTTCCTGGCGGACACAGAAATTTTAAGTTTAGCTGGACTTCCGGGTCGCGATGAGATGCGTGCCAGGGTTGTTGGCGCGATCGCCGCTCCGGTTTCTGGTTTTGTTAATGTTTTGGCGGGCAACTTGCGTAATTTAATTTATATTTTAAAAAATATTAGCGAAAAAGGCGCAGAATAA